From one Chloroflexota bacterium genomic stretch:
- a CDS encoding DUF3459 domain-containing protein — protein MSLSARPAPRDRMQQRLRFLYGQERGDAAFGALAAQLDRFTAPAGVKAGVSGQRFTQADALLITYGDTLLPATLPGTSPGSEEPRTPLAALRAFAERHLDGVLSTVHILPFFPYSSDYGFSVIDYQQVNPELGSWEDVEALGRRFPLMFDFVVNHVSAEGPWFQAFLRGEPPYDEYFIVTDPAADLRGVTRPRTTPLLTQVQTANGPLHVWTTFSADQVDLNYANPALLLRIVEVMLSYVERGATLLRMDAVGYLWKEIGTSCIHLPRTHEIVKLFRDVLDDVAPGVAIVTETNVPHADNVAYFGDGHDEAQMVYQFPLAPLVLHSLATGDAGTLTGWAASLETPSDDTTFFNFEASHDGVGVIPARGILTEAEVQALADRVVAHGGQVSYKTNPDGSESPYELNGTLFDILSDPGDLAEPWEVKRDRFLCSQAIMLALAGVPGIYVHSLFGSHHDRAGFERSGWKRDLNHARLPLSDVERWLADPGSETARVFAGYRHLLTTRRAQPAFSPSAPQQVLDLGPGLFALRRGPADGQTVLALHNVTGGPLTVDLSRLGPTGAEPLRDLLAGEMVAASNSVTLAPYGVRWLV, from the coding sequence ATGTCGCTGTCCGCGCGCCCCGCCCCCCGAGATCGCATGCAGCAGCGGCTGCGGTTCCTCTACGGCCAGGAGCGTGGGGACGCGGCGTTCGGGGCGTTGGCGGCGCAGTTGGACCGCTTCACCGCGCCCGCTGGCGTGAAAGCCGGCGTTAGCGGGCAGCGCTTCACCCAGGCTGATGCCCTGCTCATCACCTACGGCGACACCCTTCTTCCAGCTACACTGCCAGGCACATCGCCGGGGTCGGAGGAGCCACGGACCCCGCTGGCCGCCCTGCGGGCCTTCGCCGAGCGCCACCTGGACGGCGTCCTCTCCACCGTCCACATCCTGCCGTTCTTCCCCTACTCGTCGGACTACGGCTTCTCCGTCATCGACTACCAGCAGGTGAACCCGGAGCTTGGCTCCTGGGAGGATGTCGAGGCGCTGGGCCGGCGCTTCCCGCTGATGTTTGACTTCGTCGTGAACCACGTGTCGGCGGAAGGACCTTGGTTTCAGGCGTTCCTGCGTGGCGAGCCGCCCTACGACGAGTACTTCATCGTCACCGACCCGGCCGCCGACTTGCGGGGCGTCACCCGGCCGCGCACGACGCCGCTCCTGACCCAGGTGCAGACCGCGAACGGACCCCTCCACGTCTGGACGACCTTCAGCGCCGATCAGGTCGATCTGAACTACGCCAACCCGGCCCTCCTGCTGCGCATCGTCGAGGTGATGCTGAGCTACGTCGAGCGTGGGGCGACCCTGCTGCGGATGGACGCCGTCGGGTATCTCTGGAAGGAGATCGGCACGTCCTGCATCCACCTGCCGCGGACCCACGAGATCGTCAAGCTGTTCCGCGATGTGCTGGACGATGTCGCCCCGGGCGTGGCGATCGTCACCGAGACGAACGTGCCACACGCCGACAATGTGGCCTACTTTGGGGACGGCCACGACGAGGCCCAGATGGTCTACCAGTTCCCGCTGGCCCCGCTGGTGCTGCACAGCCTCGCGACGGGCGACGCCGGCACGCTGACGGGGTGGGCCGCCTCCCTGGAGACCCCCTCCGACGACACCACGTTCTTCAACTTCGAGGCGTCCCATGACGGCGTGGGGGTGATACCGGCGCGCGGCATCCTGACCGAAGCGGAGGTCCAGGCCCTGGCCGACCGGGTGGTCGCGCACGGTGGGCAGGTCTCGTACAAGACGAACCCGGACGGCTCGGAGAGCCCCTACGAGCTGAATGGGACGCTGTTCGACATCCTCTCGGACCCGGGCGACCTGGCGGAGCCGTGGGAGGTGAAGCGCGACCGTTTCCTCTGCTCGCAGGCGATCATGCTGGCGCTGGCCGGGGTGCCGGGCATCTACGTCCACTCGTTGTTCGGCAGCCACCACGATCGGGCAGGGTTCGAGCGCTCGGGCTGGAAGCGCGACCTCAACCACGCGCGGCTGCCGTTGTCCGATGTCGAGCGGTGGCTGGCCGATCCAGGCTCCGAGACGGCGCGGGTGTTCGCGGGCTACCGCCACCTGCTGACGACGCGGCGAGCGCAGCCGGCCTTCAGCCCGTCCGCGCCGCAGCAGGTGCTCGATCTCGGGCCGGGGCTGTTCGCGCTGCGACGCGGCCCGGCGGACGGGCAGACGGTGCTGGCGCTCCACAACGTGACGGGTGGTCCGCTGACCGTCGATCTCTCACGTCTCGGCCCAACAGGCGCGGAGCCGCTGCGCGACCTCCTGGCCGGCGAGATGGTGGCGGCGAGCAACTCGGTGACGCTGGCGCCGTACGGGGTGCGCTGGCTGGTCTAG